From one Lolium rigidum isolate FL_2022 chromosome 4, APGP_CSIRO_Lrig_0.1, whole genome shotgun sequence genomic stretch:
- the LOC124705942 gene encoding dof zinc finger protein DOF1.6-like yields the protein MASPFLAASSSSSASSPLSYLIPRPPSSSLVPQQPQGGFSCGAQQAGAYGGNGFGGAGVEAAAAVRQGGRHAGHPPLPRPPPRQCPRCRSANTKFCYYNNYSRKQPRYFCRACRRHWTEGGTLRDVPVGGGRKNRRNGGGNKGGAKAPSTTTGTASSAAAAAEAGHVQGGIGSGALEGFVPADVLRQMLFQPASFTAVGGGSGGYSIDMGAWQQMAAATAAPQGDQDVGTVGGTAPAADANCGAGVQFWSGWQAQDDMSGFDAPF from the coding sequence ATGGCGTCGCCCTTTCTggcagcctcttcttcctcttccgctTCGTCGCCCCTCTCTTACCTGATCCCTAGGCCGCCTTCTTCCTCCCTCGTGCCGCAACAACCGCAAGGCGGCTTCTCGTGCGGTGCGCAGCAGGCCGGAGCATACGGCGGCAACGGCTTcggcggcgcgggcgtcgaggcggcggcggcggtgaggcagGGCGGCAGGCACGCGGGCCACCCGCCGCTGCCGCGCCCGCCGCCCAGGCAGTGCCCGCGGTGCAGGTCCGCCAACACCAAGTTCTGCTACTACAACAACTACAGCCGCAAGCAGCCGCGCTACTTCTGCCGCGCGTGCCGCCGCCACTGGACCGAGGGCGGCACGCTCCGCGACGTGCCCGTCGGCGGCGGCCGCAAGAACAGGCGCAACGGCGGAGGCAACAAGGGGGGCGCGAAGGCGCCTTCCACCACCACCGGCACGGCGTCCtccgctgcggcggcggcggaagccgGTCATGTCCAGGGCGGCATCGGATCCGGCGCCCTCGAAGGGTTCGTCCCGGCCGACGTCCTAAGGCAGATGCTGTTCCAGCCTGCCAGCTTCACGGCCGTCGGCGGGGGTAGCGGCGGCTACAGCATCGACATGGGCGCGTGGCAGCAAATGGCGGCTGCTACGGCAGCACCGCAGGGCGACCAAGATGTTGGCACGGTCGGAGGAACGGCGCCGGCGGCAGATGCGAACTGCGGCGCCGGAGTGCAGTTCTGGAGCGGGTGGCAGGCGCAAGATGACATGTCCGGTTTCGATGCGCCTTTCTAA